A region from the Colwellia sp. PAMC 21821 genome encodes:
- the astE gene encoding succinylglutamate desuccinylase: MTRANEWSLPGGGFSFDVTHQASQTQSKVTVLETGLITFEPINRESSHDIVLSSAVHGNETAPIEICSDIIGQLIRGELRLAERVLFIFGNPASMNIAERFVEENMNRLFSGGHSQDQGQGAGLINKERQRALLLENTVRDFFDTGSLLPCASGGERSRCHYDLHTAIRGSKCDKFAVYPFLHGAPRKKSQLQFLNACGVSTILLSHSPTTTFSYFSSNEFGADAFTVELGKVRPFGKNDMSQFVQVRDTLTKLVSGQDLGLTPYQASDFNLYEISQIIDRQHEDFSLTFADDVENFTDFPKGHVLAIDGGKEVKTQQDGEAIIFPNANVAIGQRAMLTVTPTTLS; encoded by the coding sequence ATGACTCGTGCCAACGAATGGTCGTTACCTGGTGGTGGTTTTAGTTTTGATGTAACGCATCAAGCATCACAAACTCAAAGTAAAGTCACTGTGTTGGAAACAGGGCTAATTACTTTTGAACCGATAAATCGTGAAAGTAGCCATGATATTGTGTTATCAAGTGCAGTGCATGGTAATGAAACTGCGCCGATTGAAATTTGTAGCGATATTATTGGGCAATTGATCCGTGGTGAATTACGGTTAGCTGAACGGGTGTTATTTATTTTTGGTAACCCTGCGTCAATGAACATTGCAGAACGCTTTGTTGAAGAAAACATGAATCGTTTATTTTCTGGTGGTCATTCACAGGACCAAGGTCAGGGCGCAGGTTTAATTAACAAAGAGCGTCAACGGGCTTTGTTATTAGAAAATACGGTTAGAGACTTTTTTGACACGGGTAGTTTGTTACCTTGTGCAAGTGGCGGGGAACGTAGTCGTTGTCATTATGATTTGCATACGGCTATTCGTGGCTCTAAGTGTGATAAATTCGCGGTTTATCCGTTTTTACATGGCGCGCCGCGCAAAAAGAGTCAGCTACAGTTTCTTAATGCCTGCGGTGTTAGCACTATTTTATTGTCACATTCACCAACAACTACCTTTAGCTATTTTTCGTCAAATGAGTTTGGTGCTGATGCCTTTACGGTTGAATTAGGTAAGGTACGCCCATTTGGTAAAAATGATATGAGTCAGTTTGTGCAAGTTAGAGATACACTAACTAAACTGGTTTCAGGGCAAGACCTTGGATTAACACCTTATCAAGCCAGTGATTTTAATCTTTATGAAATATCACAAATTATTGATCGCCAACATGAAGATTTTTCATTAACTTTTGCCGATGATGTTGAAAATTTCACTGACTTTCCAAAAGGTCATGTACTTGCTATTGACGGTGGTAAGGAAGTAAAAACTCAGCAGGACGGTGAAGCGATTATTTTCCCCAATGCTAATGTTGCCATAGGCCAACGCGCGATGCTAACCGTAACGCCGACAACACTTTCCTGA
- a CDS encoding regulatory protein RecX has product MYKKKQSAKPQVISYERVKSYMQWMIERYGDYSAKAILQKANLLFKDDTQFNEPALEYLIERDIINDLRYAQRLTNSLTEKNIGPNKIKEKLYAKGFSSQTINECVSAIETTDEDYFEKALMLKIRKFGIEPIEELKLKQKALRHLITKGFSYSIANQAVSYSDEEA; this is encoded by the coding sequence ATGTATAAAAAAAAGCAAAGTGCCAAGCCACAAGTCATTTCTTATGAGCGGGTAAAATCATATATGCAGTGGATGATTGAACGTTATGGTGACTACTCAGCTAAAGCCATACTGCAAAAAGCTAATTTATTGTTTAAGGACGATACACAATTTAACGAACCTGCACTTGAGTATCTTATTGAACGTGACATTATTAATGATCTTCGTTATGCCCAACGCTTAACGAACAGCCTTACAGAAAAAAATATTGGTCCAAACAAAATAAAAGAAAAGCTCTATGCAAAAGGTTTTTCATCTCAAACAATTAATGAATGTGTTAGTGCTATTGAGACAACCGACGAAGATTATTTTGAGAAAGCGTTAATGCTAAAAATAAGAAAATTTGGCATAGAACCCATTGAAGAATTGAAATTAAAACAAAAAGCGTTACGACATTTAATAACGAAAGGCTTTTCATATTCAATTGCTAATCAAGCGGTTAGCTATTCGGATGAAGAAGCTTAG
- a CDS encoding thiamine pyrophosphate-dependent dehydrogenase E1 component subunit alpha — MNTDIYSESPVVHQPAFIDGHSVEIPILKILKQDGSIYKDAAMPNIDQELATKTYKTLAFHRVLDERMVAAQRQGRISFYMAALGEEAASVGGAAGLKDQDMIMAQYREQGALMFRGFSLENFMNQMFSNEKDLGKGRQMPIHYGSNALNYMTISSPLGTQIPQAAGYAYGQKLQGLDAVTICYFGEGAASEGDFHAGLNMAAVHQAPVIFFCRNNGYAISTPSDEQYVGNGIASRGVGYGMKTLRIDGNDILAVISAVQLAREYAIKEGKPVLIEAMSYRLGAHSTSDDPSGYRTREEEAKWQEHDPILRMKNWMLAQGWWDEAQEIALFEKLRDEVLAAVKVAEKVAKPPVEDLITDVYDKVPPLLQSQFDELKLHIKKYPQAYPFTAGRIK; from the coding sequence ATGAACACTGACATATATAGCGAAAGCCCGGTCGTACATCAACCCGCTTTTATTGATGGTCATTCAGTTGAAATTCCAATCCTTAAGATATTGAAACAAGATGGTAGCATTTATAAAGACGCTGCCATGCCAAATATTGATCAAGAACTTGCGACTAAAACTTACAAAACGCTCGCTTTTCATCGTGTTTTAGATGAGCGTATGGTGGCTGCACAGCGCCAAGGTCGCATCAGTTTTTATATGGCTGCACTCGGCGAAGAAGCTGCTAGTGTCGGTGGTGCTGCTGGTCTGAAAGACCAAGATATGATCATGGCGCAGTACCGTGAGCAAGGCGCATTAATGTTTCGAGGTTTTAGCCTTGAAAACTTTATGAATCAGATGTTCAGCAATGAAAAAGATTTAGGTAAAGGTCGTCAAATGCCAATACATTACGGTAGTAATGCATTGAACTATATGACGATTTCATCACCGTTAGGCACGCAAATTCCACAAGCGGCTGGTTATGCTTATGGTCAAAAGCTGCAAGGCTTAGACGCGGTTACTATTTGTTACTTCGGTGAAGGCGCTGCTTCTGAAGGCGACTTTCATGCCGGCTTAAACATGGCCGCAGTGCATCAAGCACCGGTTATTTTCTTCTGTCGTAACAATGGCTATGCTATTTCAACACCATCAGATGAGCAATACGTAGGTAATGGTATTGCCTCTCGTGGTGTTGGTTACGGTATGAAAACATTACGCATTGATGGTAATGACATTTTAGCGGTAATTTCAGCAGTACAATTAGCCCGTGAATATGCCATTAAAGAAGGCAAGCCCGTATTAATTGAAGCGATGTCTTACCGTTTAGGTGCTCATTCTACCTCGGATGATCCTTCTGGTTATAGAACACGTGAAGAAGAAGCCAAATGGCAAGAACATGATCCTATTCTTCGCATGAAGAACTGGATGCTGGCTCAAGGTTGGTGGGATGAAGCACAAGAAATTGCTTTGTTTGAAAAACTACGTGATGAAGTGCTAGCGGCGGTTAAAGTGGCCGAAAAAGTAGCTAAACCACCAGTTGAAGATTTAATTACAGATGTGTATGACAAAGTTCCACCTTTGTTACAAAGTCAATTTGATGAACTTAAACTACATATCAAAAAATATCCCCAAGCTTATCCGTTTACTGCAGGGAGAATTAAGTAA